A portion of the Manihot esculenta cultivar AM560-2 chromosome 2, M.esculenta_v8, whole genome shotgun sequence genome contains these proteins:
- the LOC122723108 gene encoding 14 kDa proline-rich protein DC2.15-like, translated as MASRALTSSTALLLTFNLLFFTLVSSTYCPPPTPKDHGGHPIKPSPVPSNKGSCPRDTVKLGVCVNLLKDLLSVTVGTPPKTPCCSLISDLVDLEAAVCLCTTIKASILGINLNLPVNLSLLLNYCGKKVPEGFKCA; from the coding sequence ATGGCTTCAAGAGCCCTAACCTCCTCCACTGCCCTTCTCCTCACCTTCAACCTCCTCTTCTTCACTTTGGTGAGCTCTACCTATTGCCCACCGCCGACGCCAAAAGACCATGGCGGTCACCCAATCAAACCATCACCGGTACCATCAAATAAGGGTAGTTGCCCCAGGGACACTGTAAAGCTGGGAGTCTGTGTGAATCTGTTAAAAGATTTGTTAAGCGTTACAGTTGGAACCCCACCAAAGACTCCTTGCTGCAGCCTTATCAGCGACCTTGTTGATCTTGAAGCCGCTGTATGCCTTTGCACCACCATCAAAGCTAGCATCTTGGGCATTAACCTAAACCTTCCAGTGAACTTAAGCTTGTTGCTCAACTACTGTGGGAAGAAGGTTCCAGAAGGATTCAAGTGTGCATAA
- the LOC122723109 gene encoding 14 kDa proline-rich protein DC2.15-like, with protein sequence MASRAVASIALLLSLNLLFFSAVSATTCPVDALKFKVCANVLGLIKIPPDAPCCSLIENLVDLEAALCLCTAIKANILGIDLKVPLDLSLVLNKCGKKVPQGFKCP encoded by the coding sequence ATGGCTTCAAGAGCTGTAGCCTCCATTGCCTTGCTCCTCTCCCTCAACCTTCTTTTCTTCAGTGCAGTGAGCGCTACCACTTGCCCCGTGGATGCCCTCAAGTTCAAAGTATGTGCCAATGTGTTGGGCCTCATTAAGATCCCACCAGATGCTCCTTGCTGCAGCCTCATTGAAAATCTTGTTGATCTTGAAGCTGCTCTTTGCCTTTGCACTGCTATCAAAGCTAATATCTTGGGCATTGACCTCAAAGTTCCACTCGACCTGAGCTTGGTCCTCAACAAATGCGGCAAGAAAGTTCCACAAGGATTTAAGTGTCCATAA
- the LOC110608246 gene encoding 14 kDa proline-rich protein DC2.15 codes for MASRAVASIALLLSLNLLFFSAVRAATCPVDALKFKVCANALGLIKIPPDAPCCSLIENLVDLEAALCLCTAIKANVLGTDLKVPLDLSLVLNKCSKKVPQGFKCP; via the coding sequence ATGGCTTCAAGAGCTGTAGCCTCCATTGCCTTGCTCCTCTCCCTCAATCTCCTCTTCTTCAGCGCAGTGAGAGCTGCCACTTGCCCCGTTGATGCCTTGAAGTTCAAAGTGTGTGCCAATGCGTTGGGGCTCATTAAAATCCCACCAGATGCTCCTTGCTGTAGCCTCATCGAAAATCTTGTTGATCTTGAAGCTGCTCTTTGCCTTTGCACTGCCATTAAAGCTAATGTCTTGGGCACTGACCTCAAAGTTCCTCTCGATTTGAGCTTGGTCCTCAACAAATGCAGCAAGAAAGTTCCACAAGGATTCAAGTGTCCATAA
- the LOC110609220 gene encoding NADH dehydrogenase [ubiquinone] 1 beta subcomplex subunit 8, mitochondrial isoform X1, with translation MVAKLEFERQPAEIISGKGVIGYREDAEDLRKKPRNRVMAGRLSNVASRIMGGNGVVGRSVAASLRLRSGMGLPVGKHIVPEKPLPVNDELVWDNGTPFPEPCIDRIADTVGKYEALAWMCGGLGFFATLGLLAAWNDKASKIPYDSVISMYFLESLEDLKGNSLKGATANSV, from the exons ATGGTCGCAAAGCTTGAGTTTGAGCGCCAGCCTGCGGAAATCATCAGTGGGAAAGGAGTGATTGGTTATAGAGAAGACGCGGAAGATTTGAGAAAAAAGCCAAGAAACAGAGTAATGGCAGGGAGATTGAGCAACGTGGCATCACGGATCATGGGAGGAAACGGCGTCGTAGGTCGCTCCGTCGCTGCCTCCCTTCGTCTTCGCTCCGGCATGGGCCTCCCCGTCGGCAAACACATCGTTCCtgagaaacct CTTCCAGTAAATGATGAACTGGTTTGGGACAATGGAACTCCGTTTCCTGAGCCTTGTATTGATCGCATTGCTGATACCGTTGGAAAG tatgAGGCGTTGGCTTGGATGTGTGGAGGTTTGGGCTTTTTCGCGACACTGGGACTATTAGCTGCGTGGAATGACAAAGCTTCTAAGATACCATAT GACTCTGTAATCTCAATGTATTTTCTCGAATCTCTGGAGGATTTGAAAGGTAACAGCCTCAAGGGCGCTACAGCAAATTCTGTATGA
- the LOC110609220 gene encoding NADH dehydrogenase [ubiquinone] 1 beta subcomplex subunit 8, mitochondrial isoform X2, which produces MVAKLEFERQPAEIISGKGVIGYREDAEDLRKKPRNRVMAGRLSNVASRIMGGNGVVGRSVAASLRLRSGMGLPVGKHIVPEKPLPVNDELVWDNGTPFPEPCIDRIADTVGKYEALAWMCGGLGFFATLGLLAAWNDKASKIPYTPKVYPYDNLRVELGGEP; this is translated from the exons ATGGTCGCAAAGCTTGAGTTTGAGCGCCAGCCTGCGGAAATCATCAGTGGGAAAGGAGTGATTGGTTATAGAGAAGACGCGGAAGATTTGAGAAAAAAGCCAAGAAACAGAGTAATGGCAGGGAGATTGAGCAACGTGGCATCACGGATCATGGGAGGAAACGGCGTCGTAGGTCGCTCCGTCGCTGCCTCCCTTCGTCTTCGCTCCGGCATGGGCCTCCCCGTCGGCAAACACATCGTTCCtgagaaacct CTTCCAGTAAATGATGAACTGGTTTGGGACAATGGAACTCCGTTTCCTGAGCCTTGTATTGATCGCATTGCTGATACCGTTGGAAAG tatgAGGCGTTGGCTTGGATGTGTGGAGGTTTGGGCTTTTTCGCGACACTGGGACTATTAGCTGCGTGGAATGACAAAGCTTCTAAGATACCATAT ACACCGAAAGTATATCCATATGACAACTTGCGGGTGGAGCTAGGAGGAGAACCTTAG
- the LOC110609220 gene encoding NADH dehydrogenase [ubiquinone] 1 beta subcomplex subunit 8, mitochondrial isoform X3 — MVAKLEFERQPAEIISGKGVIGYREDAEDLRKKPRNRVMAGRLSNVASRIMGGNGVVGRSVAASLRLRSGMGLPVGKHIVPEKPLPVNDELVWDNGTPFPEPCIDRIADTVGKYEALAWMCGGLGFFATLGLLAAWNDKASKIPY, encoded by the exons ATGGTCGCAAAGCTTGAGTTTGAGCGCCAGCCTGCGGAAATCATCAGTGGGAAAGGAGTGATTGGTTATAGAGAAGACGCGGAAGATTTGAGAAAAAAGCCAAGAAACAGAGTAATGGCAGGGAGATTGAGCAACGTGGCATCACGGATCATGGGAGGAAACGGCGTCGTAGGTCGCTCCGTCGCTGCCTCCCTTCGTCTTCGCTCCGGCATGGGCCTCCCCGTCGGCAAACACATCGTTCCtgagaaacct CTTCCAGTAAATGATGAACTGGTTTGGGACAATGGAACTCCGTTTCCTGAGCCTTGTATTGATCGCATTGCTGATACCGTTGGAAAG tatgAGGCGTTGGCTTGGATGTGTGGAGGTTTGGGCTTTTTCGCGACACTGGGACTATTAGCTGCGTGGAATGACAAAGCTTCTAAGATACCATAT TGA
- the LOC110609219 gene encoding L-lactate dehydrogenase B — protein sequence MHKSPSGSLGPGGLDLSQVFFKPLHDTAPPSPTKRNTKISVIGTGNVGMAIAQTILTQDLVDELALVDAKADKLRGEMLDLQHAAAFLPRTKIIASTEYSITAGSDLCIVTAGARQIPGESRLNLLQRNVNLFELIIPPLAKYSPETILMIVSNPVDILTYIAWKLSGFPPNRVIGSGTNLDSSRFRFLIADHLDVNAQDVQAYIVGEHGDSSVALWSSISVGGVPILNFLDKQQIAYEKETLENIHQAVVDSAYEVISLKGYTSWAIGYSAANLARSILRDQRKIHPVSVLAKGFYGIDGGDVFLSLPSQLGRGGVLGVTNVHLTEEEAQRLRDSAKTLLELQSQLGI from the exons ATGCATAAGAGTCCCTCAGGATCACTGGGGCCTGGCGGGCTTGACCTGAGCCAGGTCTTCTTCAAGCCTCTCCACGACACTGCTCCGCCTTCTCCCACTAAGCGCAACACTAAAATCTCCGTCATTGGCACCGGCAATGTCGGTATGGCCATAGCTCAAACCATCCTCACCCAAGACTTGGTTGACGAGTTGGCTCTCGTCGATGCTAAGGCCGACAAGCTCCGTGGCGAGATGCTCGACCTCCAGCACGCCGCCGCCTTCCTTCCCCGCACGAAAATCATTGCTTCCACTGAGTATTCCATTACCGCAGGATCTGATCTCTGTATCGTCACTGCTGGGGCCCGTCAGATCCCGGGCGAGTCTAGGTTGAACTTGCTGCAGAGGAACGTGAACCTATTTGAATTGATAATCCCTCCGCTTGCCAAGTACTCTCCCGAAACCATTTTGATGATTGTTTCCAATCCAGTTGATATTTTGACTTATATCGCTTGGAAGCTCTCTGGGTTCCCACCGAATCGGGTGATCGGATCGGGCACAAACTTGGATAGTTCAAGGTTTCGGTTCCTCATCGCGGATCATCTCGACGTTAACGCCCAGGACGTGCAG GCCTATATTGTTGGCGAACACGGTGATAGTTCAGTAGCGTTATGGTCCAGCATAAGTGTCGGTGGAGTGCCAATACTAAACTTCTTAGATAAGCAGCAAATTGCGTACGAGAAGGAGACTCTGGAGAACATTCACCAAGCAGTTGTGGACAGTGCATATGAAGTGATTAGCCTCAAGGGCTACACTTCTTGGGCTATTGGCTATTCTGCGGCTAACTTGGCTCGCTCCATACTTAGAGACCAGAGAAAAATCCACCCTGTTTCAGTGCTTGCTAAGGGCTTCTATGGCATTGACGGTGGGGATGTCTTCTTGAGCTTGCCATCACAGCTGGGTAGAGGTGGAGTCTTGGGGGTCACCAATGTGCATTTGACGGAGGAAGAGGCACAGCGACTCAGGGACTCGGCTAAGACCCTCCTGGAGCTGCAAAGCCAATTGGGAATATAA
- the LOC110605172 gene encoding autophagy-related protein 8f produces the protein MSKSYFKQEHDLENRRAEAARIREKYPDRIPVIVEKAERSDIPNIDKKKYLVPADLTVGQFVYVIRRRIKLSAEKAIFIFVDNVLPPTGAIMSAIYEEKKDEDGFLYVTYSGENTFGYNIPL, from the exons ATGTCAAAGAGCTACTTCAAGCAAGAGCATGATCTCG AGAACAGACGGGCGGAGGCTGCTAGGATCAGAGAAAAATATCCAGATAGGATTCCT GTGATTGTTGAGAAAGCAGAAAGAAGTGATATACCAAACATAGATAAGAAAAA GTATCTTGTTCCAGCTGACTTGACGGTGGGACAGTTTGTATATGTTATCCGTAGGAGGATTAAATTAAGTGCAGAAAAGGCTATTTTTATATTTGTGGACAATGTGCTCCCACCTACAG GCGCTATTATGTCTGCCATATATGAAGAGAAGAAGGATGAAGATGGATTTCTTTATGTTACTTACAGTGGAGAGAACACATTCGGGTATAATATCCCACTGTAG